The following are encoded together in the Chitinophaga parva genome:
- a CDS encoding YWFCY domain-containing protein, with translation MNTGENAEALKKIIDFTRMGSILILGLHFYYYCYAAFEAWRLTYPIVRQILSNLGNTGLFSHFYVSKAIALGLLTVSLIGAKGKKDEKLKLGTVLGHLVSGLAIYGLSHLLLGLTASAQVLTGLYITVTMLGYLLVMKGGNLLTRLLKNKLQGDIFNKLEETFPQEERLLENEYSINLPARYNLKGKVRKSFINIINPFRGSLLCGTPGSGKSYFVVRHVLTQHISKGFTMFVYDFKFPDLSVITYNTFLRYRKVYKKTPRFFTINFEDLSRSHRCNPLDPQSMTDITDATESSRTIMLGLNREWIKKTGGDRAIFN, from the coding sequence ATGAATACTGGAGAGAACGCGGAAGCTTTGAAAAAGATCATTGACTTTACCCGCATGGGCAGCATCCTGATACTAGGGTTGCACTTTTACTACTATTGTTATGCCGCATTTGAAGCCTGGAGGCTCACCTACCCTATCGTCAGGCAGATACTGAGCAACCTGGGTAACACAGGTTTATTCAGTCACTTTTACGTTTCAAAGGCCATAGCCCTCGGCTTGCTAACCGTTTCTTTGATCGGCGCCAAAGGCAAAAAGGACGAGAAACTGAAGCTGGGCACGGTGCTTGGGCACCTGGTGTCCGGGCTGGCCATCTATGGGCTCAGTCATCTGTTGCTGGGACTTACGGCTTCAGCACAGGTGCTGACCGGCTTGTATATAACGGTAACTATGCTTGGCTACCTGTTGGTCATGAAGGGCGGCAACCTGCTTACCCGGCTATTGAAGAACAAGCTGCAGGGTGATATCTTCAATAAGCTGGAAGAAACCTTCCCCCAAGAGGAACGGCTGCTGGAAAACGAATACTCCATCAACCTGCCGGCACGCTATAACCTGAAGGGAAAGGTCCGCAAATCTTTTATCAATATCATCAACCCTTTCCGGGGAAGCCTCCTTTGCGGGACGCCAGGCTCCGGCAAAAGCTACTTTGTGGTCCGGCATGTGCTGACCCAGCATATCAGCAAGGGGTTCACGATGTTCGTCTACGATTTTAAATTCCCTGATCTTTCCGTCATTACCTACAATACCTTCCTGCGGTATAGGAAGGTCTACAAAAAGACACCCCGGTTCTTTACTATCAACTTCGAGGACCTCTCCCGTTCTCATCGTTGTAACCCGCTGGACCCGCAGAGCATGACCGATATCACGGATGCCACGGAAAGCAGCAGGACTATCATGCTTGGCCTCAACAGAGAGTGGATAAAGAAAACCGGGGGTGACCGGGCCATTTTTAATTAG
- a CDS encoding type IV secretory system conjugative DNA transfer family protein, with protein MPHCIELMQMPYDQLFPVLRTEPEIEVLINPFVTAYVNGATEQLEGQIASAKITLARLSSPQLYYVISGNEFTLDLNNPDDPKLVCMGNNPQKQQVYGAVLSLFVTLMLKLVNQKGKLKSSLVFDELPTIYIGGASGVEATIATARSNLASVFLAVQDISQLRKDYGKETADVIFNIVGNIISGQVGGDTAKSLSDRFGRIMQDRESLSINSNDTSISRSKQLEAAIPASTISSLSSGEFVGTVADNPDMKIALKTFHCEIINDHDAIKAEEAAYVPIPKVRDITQKEVEENYLRIKEEVQMIIETEMERIYDTPELSHLLVARNE; from the coding sequence TTGCCACATTGCATCGAGTTGATGCAGATGCCCTATGACCAGCTCTTCCCCGTGCTGCGCACGGAACCGGAGATAGAGGTACTGATCAATCCTTTTGTCACTGCCTATGTCAACGGGGCCACGGAGCAGCTTGAGGGCCAGATTGCCAGCGCCAAGATCACGCTGGCCAGGCTGTCCTCTCCTCAATTGTATTACGTTATATCCGGGAACGAGTTTACCCTTGACCTTAATAATCCCGATGATCCCAAGCTGGTCTGCATGGGCAACAACCCACAGAAACAGCAGGTATATGGAGCGGTGCTGTCCCTCTTTGTCACCCTGATGCTCAAGCTGGTCAACCAGAAAGGGAAGCTCAAATCCAGCTTGGTTTTCGATGAGCTGCCTACCATATACATCGGTGGCGCATCCGGTGTTGAGGCCACCATTGCAACTGCCAGATCCAACCTGGCCAGCGTTTTTTTGGCTGTCCAGGATATATCGCAACTCCGTAAGGATTACGGCAAAGAAACGGCGGATGTCATCTTCAATATCGTAGGCAATATTATTTCCGGCCAGGTGGGTGGCGATACGGCCAAATCCCTGAGCGACCGGTTTGGCCGCATCATGCAGGACCGGGAAAGCCTGTCGATCAACAGTAACGACACCTCTATCAGCCGGTCCAAGCAGCTGGAAGCCGCTATTCCGGCATCCACTATTTCGTCGCTGTCTTCCGGGGAATTTGTGGGTACGGTGGCCGATAACCCGGATATGAAGATCGCGCTGAAGACCTTTCACTGCGAGATCATTAACGACCATGACGCGATAAAAGCGGAGGAAGCAGCCTATGTGCCCATACCAAAGGTGCGGGATATCACACAAAAGGAAGTTGAAGAGAACTATCTCCGTATAAAGGAAGAGGTGCAGATGATCATTGAAACAGAAATGGAGCGGATTTATGATACGCCGGAACTTTCACACCTGCTGGTGGCCCGAAACGAGTGA
- a CDS encoding TlpA disulfide reductase family protein, whose protein sequence is MAVTFSTMLVHGQVQTSGKFVLHGKIGTINAPVKAYLFSVDMKFQDSTFIDHGNFTFRGPISGPRVFRLGIVGPGITPQGRRIALDSDSFYLYSATNNLSDAHFDHSKLNDDLSHYLEQMALADSLNQALMELRTKIVQKMPSDRETGDILYGYQNLYFRVRERLQRIYIANNPDSYFSLMALIGLINEQQPGSIDTSLINAYDRLSDRIKNTQEGVNFFKTTANESSLLNTTAPDLSLRDTKGNLVVLSALRGKYVLLDFWASWCAPCRAEMPLLQKIFQQMPADKFKLFSISIDTDREKWLSAIRQDGTGAWLQTLDALNGETAKSLYHVKTIPMSFLIDPSGKITAVALRGNELSEHLRRLQINN, encoded by the coding sequence TTGGCGGTCACTTTCAGTACGATGTTGGTTCACGGCCAAGTGCAAACCAGCGGCAAATTTGTTCTCCATGGAAAAATTGGAACCATCAATGCCCCGGTCAAGGCCTACCTGTTCAGCGTGGATATGAAATTTCAAGACTCTACCTTTATTGACCACGGCAACTTTACTTTCCGAGGCCCAATCAGTGGGCCTAGGGTGTTTAGATTAGGCATTGTTGGGCCCGGTATAACGCCCCAAGGCCGACGCATAGCTCTGGATAGCGATTCTTTCTATCTTTATAGCGCCACAAACAACCTTTCTGATGCCCATTTTGACCATTCCAAGTTAAATGATGACCTTTCCCATTATCTTGAGCAGATGGCATTGGCAGATTCGCTAAACCAGGCCTTAATGGAATTGCGTACCAAGATCGTCCAGAAAATGCCTTCAGACCGTGAAACAGGCGACATTCTCTATGGTTACCAAAACTTGTATTTTAGGGTACGGGAAAGATTGCAAAGGATCTATATCGCTAATAATCCGGATTCTTATTTTAGCTTGATGGCGTTAATTGGTCTCATAAACGAACAACAACCTGGGTCCATAGACACCTCGCTGATAAATGCTTATGACCGGCTCTCCGATAGGATTAAAAACACTCAGGAGGGAGTGAATTTTTTCAAAACAACAGCCAATGAATCTTCGTTGCTCAATACTACAGCACCTGACCTGAGCCTGAGAGATACTAAAGGGAATCTGGTAGTGCTATCAGCGCTGCGGGGTAAATACGTATTATTGGACTTTTGGGCCTCATGGTGTGCTCCTTGCAGAGCTGAAATGCCTTTGTTACAAAAGATATTCCAACAAATGCCTGCAGACAAATTTAAGCTGTTTAGCATTTCCATAGATACGGACCGTGAGAAATGGTTGTCAGCAATTCGACAGGATGGAACAGGTGCATGGCTACAAACGCTGGATGCATTAAATGGAGAAACAGCAAAATCCCTATATCATGTTAAAACCATACCTATGAGTTTTTTGATAGATCCATCTGGAAAGATCACAGCTGTCGCACTGCGTGGAAACGAATTGTCGGAACATTTACGCAGACTACAAATAAATAATTAG